Genomic segment of Desulfolucanica intricata:
GCCTACCCTCTACGGTGGAAACCAGGTGCATAACATGAGAAAATTTTTCTACCTCCATAAACCTGGACACTTCCACAGTTCCGGGAACACTGACCCTTCCCAGGTCATTGCGCCCCAAATCCACCAGCATTAAATGCTCAGCCCGCTCCTTCTCATCTGCCAGTAAGTCTGCGGCCAGGGCATGGTCTTCCAGGTCATCCTTACCCCTGGGCCTGGTTCCGGCAATGGGATGTGTCAACACCCGGCCGTTTTGTACTTTAACCAGCATCTCCGGCGAAGAACCTACCACTACCGGATTACCGAAGTCCATAAAAAACATATACGGGGAAGGATTCATCCGGCGCAGCTTTGTAAATATACTGAAGGGGTCTTCCTGCCGGGGCACTGCATAGCGCCGGGAAAGCACCACCTGAATAATCTCCCCGGCCCGAATATATTCCAAAGCCTGCCTCACTTTTTCCATAAAGGTTTCCCGACCGGGCTCGGAGCTAATTTCTACTTTTCCGGCTTTACGGGTCTCACTAACCACAGGTAATAGCTTTTGCAAATCATATTTAACTGACTGAATTAATTCTCTTGACTTCGTATAAGCCTGCCCGGGGTTACCGTCTACCGGAACATTGGCTACGATCTTCATACTACGTAAAACATGATCAAAAATCATTACTACTGAGGGAAAAATCATAAAACACTGCGGCAGTCCGGGCTTTTCCGGTAAAACAGCAGGAAGTTCTTCAATAGAACGCACTACATCATAG
This window contains:
- the trpE gene encoding anthranilate synthase component I; its protein translation is MVKPSYEEYIKLSRDYKLIPVFTECPVDTETPNTVYLKTVGDGPGCLLESVYGGEQIGRYSFICFKPFLTYRGNNDSGELIFPGGREEKIFGAPPEVLRQLINEYKTPEFSELPEFSGGAVGYLGYDVVRSIEELPAVLPEKPGLPQCFMIFPSVVMIFDHVLRSMKIVANVPVDGNPGQAYTKSRELIQSVKYDLQKLLPVVSETRKAGKVEISSEPGRETFMEKVRQALEYIRAGEIIQVVLSRRYAVPRQEDPFSIFTKLRRMNPSPYMFFMDFGNPVVVGSSPEMLVKVQNGRVLTHPIAGTRPRGKDDLEDHALAADLLADEKERAEHLMLVDLGRNDLGRVSVPGTVEVSRFMEVEKFSHVMHLVSTVEGRLLPEMSPLDALKACFPAGTVSGAPKIRAMEIIEELESARRGIYAGAVGYIGFNNSMDTAIAIRTIVIDGDTCYVQAGAGIVADSDPEKEYVETENKAGALLRVLGY